From the genome of Rathayibacter sp. VKM Ac-2759, one region includes:
- a CDS encoding DUF6458 family protein: MSIGAGIFLLVVGAILAFAVDVQVAGIDLKTIGYILMAAGVVGLILGLVLMTRRRQAVSTTRSAVDPASGEHVTRRTSEGDGPLV; encoded by the coding sequence ATGAGCATCGGAGCAGGGATCTTCCTCCTCGTCGTCGGCGCGATCCTCGCGTTCGCCGTCGACGTGCAGGTGGCGGGGATCGATCTGAAGACGATCGGCTACATCCTGATGGCGGCCGGCGTCGTCGGCCTGATCCTCGGCCTCGTGCTGATGACGCGTCGCCGCCAGGCCGTGTCGACCACGCGCTCGGCCGTCGACCCGGCCAGCGGCGAGCACGTCACGCGCCGCACGAGCGAGGGCGACGGGCCGCTGGTCTGA
- a CDS encoding MarR family transcriptional regulator yields MADQRPIGYWLTLAARLLEERFAATLEEHGVTRMQWQLLELLRRGPAAVGALDRALAPFLPAAPAEEPASVAEHLAELVESGWVVDEGEVFALTEHGGAATARLEEVVGAARTALTEGVTEEDHDRTVETLRRIAGNLGWDDAT; encoded by the coding sequence ATGGCTGATCAACGACCGATCGGATACTGGCTGACTCTCGCCGCCCGCCTCCTCGAGGAGCGCTTCGCGGCGACGCTCGAGGAGCACGGGGTGACCCGGATGCAGTGGCAGCTGCTCGAGCTGCTGCGGCGGGGGCCGGCGGCGGTCGGCGCGCTCGACCGGGCGCTCGCCCCGTTCCTGCCCGCCGCGCCGGCGGAGGAGCCCGCAAGCGTCGCCGAGCACCTCGCCGAGCTCGTCGAGAGCGGGTGGGTGGTCGACGAGGGCGAGGTCTTCGCCCTCACCGAGCACGGCGGAGCCGCGACCGCCCGCCTCGAGGAGGTCGTCGGGGCCGCGCGCACCGCGCTGACCGAGGGCGTGACCGAGGAGGACCACGACCGGACCGTGGAGACCCTCCGCCGCATCGCCGGGAACCTCGGCTGGGACGACGCGACCTGA
- a CDS encoding alpha/beta hydrolase — translation MANHRFELRSGRGIGVSAAGDPIADRLVVFCHPTPGAGGFDPDPLVTGPWGLHLLILDRPGYGASDPVDAAHSSVQDRADDLAEYLRRSERTARMVEGARFGSVGVVGWGSGGVFALSLAARHPDLVDRLAIVGTPAPPQAGVLVRPTGAWERREILEGEDASAIAAALPADVPGLASLGVDSDDPVLTSHGGLRNRLQRMLGEGWRQGPGGAATDLVALRDGSWADELDRVTASSLIVHGDADPVASAEDGRWYRSRLADARTATVDGTGRLALVREWRRILDHVAPLERGAEDR, via the coding sequence ATGGCGAACCACCGTTTCGAGCTGCGGTCCGGCCGCGGGATCGGCGTCTCGGCGGCGGGAGATCCGATCGCGGACCGACTCGTCGTCTTCTGCCACCCCACTCCCGGCGCGGGCGGATTCGATCCCGATCCGCTGGTCACCGGCCCCTGGGGGCTGCACCTGCTGATCCTCGACCGCCCCGGCTACGGCGCCTCCGACCCGGTCGACGCCGCTCACTCGAGCGTGCAGGACCGCGCGGACGACCTCGCCGAGTACCTGCGCCGCTCCGAGCGCACCGCGCGCATGGTCGAGGGCGCGCGCTTCGGCAGCGTCGGCGTGGTCGGCTGGGGCTCGGGCGGCGTCTTCGCCCTCTCGCTCGCGGCCCGGCACCCCGACCTCGTCGACCGGCTCGCGATCGTCGGCACCCCGGCGCCCCCGCAGGCGGGCGTGCTCGTCCGTCCGACCGGGGCGTGGGAGCGCCGCGAGATCCTCGAGGGAGAGGACGCCTCGGCCATCGCGGCCGCCCTCCCCGCCGACGTCCCCGGGCTCGCCTCGCTCGGCGTCGACTCCGACGACCCCGTCCTCACCAGCCACGGCGGGCTGCGCAACCGCCTGCAGCGCATGCTCGGCGAGGGCTGGCGGCAGGGACCGGGCGGGGCCGCGACCGATCTGGTGGCGCTCCGCGACGGATCGTGGGCGGACGAGCTCGACCGGGTGACCGCCTCGAGCCTGATCGTGCACGGCGACGCCGACCCCGTCGCGAGCGCGGAGGACGGCCGCTGGTACCGGAGCCGCCTCGCCGACGCCCGGACCGCGACCGTCGACGGCACGGGACGCCTCGCTCTGGTGCGCGAGTGGCGCCGGATCCTCGACCACGTCGCTCCGCTCGAGCGCGGCGCGGAGGACCGGTGA
- a CDS encoding MauE/DoxX family redox-associated membrane protein, which translates to MTVRPLGTGPLVLASAMAVSGVVHLVHPSTFDAVVPRGMPGSARGWVLASGAAELACAAAMLWPPTRAAGGLASAALMAAVFPGNVQMARDARRPRTRAITLLRLPLQIPLVLWGLRAARSTGR; encoded by the coding sequence GTGACCGTCCGCCCGCTCGGCACCGGCCCGCTCGTGCTCGCCTCGGCGATGGCGGTCTCGGGAGTCGTGCACCTCGTGCACCCGAGCACCTTCGACGCGGTCGTGCCGCGCGGGATGCCCGGCTCCGCGCGCGGCTGGGTGCTCGCCTCCGGTGCCGCCGAGCTCGCGTGCGCGGCCGCGATGCTCTGGCCGCCGACGCGGGCGGCCGGCGGTCTCGCCTCCGCGGCGCTGATGGCCGCCGTGTTCCCCGGCAACGTGCAGATGGCCCGCGACGCGCGGCGGCCGCGGACCCGTGCGATCACCCTCCTGCGGCTCCCCCTGCAGATCCCGCTCGTGCTCTGGGGGCTCCGGGCGGCACGCTCGACGGGGCGCTGA
- a CDS encoding multidrug transporter produces MSDQMADDRRDQLTSAPKATEADAAPRIDVSTTEAGDTHIEIREDAAVRPGRLDEDEDGSDV; encoded by the coding sequence ATGAGCGACCAGATGGCGGATGATCGCCGAGACCAGTTGACCAGCGCCCCGAAGGCGACCGAGGCCGATGCCGCGCCCCGCATCGACGTCTCGACGACCGAGGCCGGCGACACGCACATCGAGATCCGCGAGGACGCCGCGGTGCGCCCGGGCCGCCTCGACGAGGACGAGGACGGATCGGATGTCTGA
- a CDS encoding diacylglycerol kinase family protein, whose product MSERRRAAMVYNPVKVDIEAVKAAVARAEEAAGWDETLWFETSVEDPGAGQTREALEAGADMVIAAGGDGTVRVVAEALRGSDASLALLPSGTGNLLARNLDLTLDDVDNALTVAFTGTDRAIDIGMIDIETGEGRERRAFVVMAGLGIDAKMLANTDDDLKKRAGWLAYVDALRKALLDKNQLEFRYQLDGAKTRRVRAHTIIVGNCGSLPANILLLPDAAVDDGVFDIVLLRPEGFLGWVQIIFKVVWENGVLRRTGVVGQKLMGLTKEVAALRYVKGRELVVRLERAQEIELDGDPFGSTSAFRTWIEPGGLTVRVPA is encoded by the coding sequence ATGTCTGAGCGCCGCCGTGCCGCGATGGTCTACAACCCCGTCAAGGTCGACATCGAGGCCGTGAAGGCCGCTGTCGCGCGCGCCGAGGAGGCCGCGGGCTGGGACGAGACGCTGTGGTTCGAGACCTCGGTCGAGGACCCGGGAGCCGGGCAGACCCGCGAGGCGCTCGAGGCCGGCGCCGACATGGTGATCGCGGCGGGTGGAGACGGCACGGTCCGCGTGGTCGCCGAGGCCCTGCGCGGCTCCGACGCGTCGCTGGCGCTGCTGCCCTCGGGCACCGGCAACCTGCTGGCCAGGAACCTCGACCTGACGCTCGACGACGTCGACAACGCGCTGACCGTGGCGTTCACCGGCACCGATCGCGCGATCGACATCGGCATGATCGACATCGAGACCGGCGAGGGCCGCGAGCGCCGCGCCTTCGTCGTGATGGCGGGCCTGGGCATCGACGCGAAGATGCTCGCGAACACCGACGACGACCTGAAGAAGCGCGCCGGCTGGCTCGCCTACGTCGACGCGCTGCGGAAGGCGCTGCTGGACAAGAACCAGCTCGAGTTCCGCTACCAGCTCGACGGCGCGAAGACCCGCAGGGTGCGCGCGCACACGATCATCGTGGGCAACTGCGGCTCGCTGCCCGCCAACATCCTGCTGCTGCCCGACGCGGCGGTCGACGACGGAGTGTTCGACATCGTGCTGCTGCGCCCCGAGGGGTTCCTCGGCTGGGTGCAGATCATCTTCAAGGTGGTGTGGGAGAACGGCGTCCTGCGCCGCACCGGCGTCGTCGGCCAGAAGCTGATGGGCCTGACCAAGGAGGTCGCGGCCCTGCGCTACGTCAAGGGACGCGAGCTCGTCGTGCGCCTCGAGCGCGCTCAGGAGATCGAGCTCGACGGCGACCCCTTCGGCTCGACGTCGGCGTTCCGCACCTGGATCGAGCCCGGCGGGCTCACGGTGCGCGTCCCGGCCTAG
- a CDS encoding AI-2E family transporter: MGFFDRTDSTTPEREPRPEPAPTVWRDGAGRFALRCLQVIIVLALATVLVFAMTQLTIVLIPVMIAIILASAIHPVLSWLRRKGVPSILATWLALLGLLAILGAVAWLITVAVRNQWDELVSSASDGIASLQDYVQHLPFQIDEQQIEDARQSVVDFLTSSSFGSGALAGAAAAANFVTGLVLMIVVLFFFMKDGPKIWEFLLRPFTGASYDRAKRVGAKTVDVLGGYIRGTATVAAVDAIGIGVALAILQVPLAIPLAVVVFLTAFIPIVGATAAGILAALVALVGVGPVAALIVIGVVILVNQLEGNFLQPVVMARSLKLHPLIVLIALTVGTVLAGIVGAVLAVPIAAVAWGIVTIWNGPDQPAEPARQKRRESV; encoded by the coding sequence ATGGGCTTCTTCGACCGCACCGACTCCACGACCCCCGAACGCGAACCGCGGCCCGAGCCGGCTCCGACGGTCTGGCGGGACGGAGCAGGCCGCTTCGCGCTCCGCTGCCTCCAGGTGATCATCGTCCTGGCGCTCGCGACCGTGCTCGTGTTCGCGATGACCCAGCTCACGATCGTGCTGATCCCGGTGATGATCGCGATCATCCTCGCCTCCGCGATCCACCCGGTGCTCTCCTGGCTGCGCCGGAAGGGCGTGCCGTCGATCCTCGCGACCTGGCTCGCGCTCCTCGGCCTCCTCGCGATCCTCGGCGCGGTCGCCTGGCTGATCACGGTCGCGGTCCGCAACCAGTGGGACGAGCTGGTGAGCAGCGCCTCCGACGGCATCGCCTCGCTGCAGGACTACGTCCAGCACCTGCCGTTCCAGATCGACGAGCAGCAGATCGAGGACGCCCGCCAGAGCGTCGTCGACTTCCTCACCTCCAGCAGCTTCGGCTCCGGAGCGCTCGCCGGCGCCGCTGCCGCCGCGAACTTCGTGACCGGCCTCGTGCTGATGATCGTGGTCCTCTTCTTCTTCATGAAGGACGGCCCGAAGATCTGGGAGTTCCTCCTCCGCCCCTTCACCGGCGCGAGCTACGACCGCGCCAAGCGCGTCGGCGCCAAGACGGTCGACGTGCTCGGCGGCTACATCCGCGGCACGGCGACGGTCGCCGCGGTCGACGCGATCGGCATCGGCGTCGCCCTCGCGATCCTCCAGGTCCCGCTGGCCATCCCCCTGGCCGTGGTCGTCTTCCTCACCGCCTTCATCCCCATCGTCGGAGCGACGGCGGCCGGCATCCTCGCGGCGCTCGTCGCCCTGGTCGGAGTCGGTCCGGTCGCCGCCCTGATCGTCATCGGCGTCGTCATCCTCGTCAACCAGCTCGAGGGCAACTTCCTCCAGCCCGTCGTGATGGCCCGCTCGCTCAAGCTGCACCCGCTGATCGTCCTGATCGCCCTGACCGTCGGCACCGTGCTGGCCGGCATCGTCGGCGCGGTGCTCGCCGTGCCGATCGCCGCGGTGGCCTGGGGGATCGTCACGATCTGGAACGGCCCCGACCAGCCCGCGGAGCCCGCTCGGCAGAAGCGGCGCGAGAGCGTCTGA
- a CDS encoding response regulator — MTSHAEETAALPDGEIALAILDDHPILLTALTEWINHSGAPIRVVATASRWTDLLAHPAFPTDVVLLDIDLGDDLDLAMKIRTITAAGAATVIISTHSQPATVARALEAGARGYLVKSEPTEVIIDAIRRAAAGERVPTAGAAPGGAGTATLSARERRIVGLFVEGMSLKQVATSLGITQDAARSSLRSARAKYREAGRSVSTKISLRAQARRDGIIGGH; from the coding sequence ATGACGAGTCACGCGGAGGAGACCGCCGCCCTCCCCGACGGCGAGATCGCTCTGGCGATCCTCGACGACCACCCCATCCTCCTCACCGCTCTGACCGAGTGGATCAACCACTCCGGAGCGCCCATCCGGGTCGTCGCGACGGCGAGCCGCTGGACCGATCTGCTCGCGCATCCCGCCTTCCCGACCGATGTGGTCCTGCTCGACATCGACCTCGGCGACGATCTCGACCTCGCGATGAAGATCCGCACGATCACGGCGGCGGGCGCGGCCACGGTCATCATCAGCACGCACTCGCAGCCCGCGACGGTCGCCAGGGCGCTCGAGGCCGGTGCCCGCGGCTACCTCGTCAAGAGCGAGCCGACGGAGGTGATCATCGACGCGATCCGCCGGGCCGCCGCCGGCGAGCGCGTGCCGACCGCGGGGGCGGCGCCGGGCGGGGCCGGGACCGCGACGCTCAGTGCGCGCGAGCGCCGGATCGTGGGCCTCTTCGTCGAGGGGATGTCGCTCAAGCAGGTCGCGACCTCGCTCGGGATCACGCAGGACGCCGCGCGCAGCTCGCTCCGCAGCGCCCGCGCCAAGTACCGCGAGGCGGGCCGGAGCGTCAGCACCAAGATCTCGCTGCGCGCCCAGGCGCGGCGGGACGGCATCATCGGGGGGCACTGA
- a CDS encoding ATP-binding protein, translating into MPAPRTLGRSPGDALRREQADVGVVCARLAGGVFTVASALHLLTLDAPGLLAALPTLLLLAAAAVVLLVGSRSGPGGALAVIIGTALGLAALAASLAPGIDGTIPAVIGGVTMIASMALPSALFAIGAVRRLPLIALTGMVPVLLLALAATRESGRGFYVALSVVVCWAVLTAAARWIAASVERAQVGTARLRTAHAAERRSSESEARRRYDARLLHDTILGTLTLVAHRGEGVPPDTVQAQAAADLGLLRRLGRPGADEGRRADSGSGSDSVPLPAAFAALERRFEAVGLEITWHTTGERGAADRPLAPSALDALVRAAGECLENVRRHAGVLSVDVTVAEDHETVRVAVSDAGRGFAPDEVPAGRLGLAESVRARIDAVGGDVRVFSAPGSGTTVLLSVPR; encoded by the coding sequence TTGCCCGCTCCGAGGACCCTCGGCCGCTCACCCGGGGATGCGCTCCGCCGAGAGCAGGCCGACGTCGGAGTCGTGTGCGCCCGGCTCGCGGGCGGCGTCTTCACCGTCGCCTCGGCGCTGCACCTGCTCACCCTCGACGCGCCGGGCCTCCTCGCCGCGCTGCCGACCCTGCTCCTGCTCGCGGCCGCGGCCGTCGTCCTGCTCGTCGGGAGCCGGTCCGGGCCGGGCGGTGCCCTCGCCGTGATCATCGGCACCGCTCTCGGGCTCGCCGCTCTCGCCGCCTCGCTCGCCCCCGGGATCGACGGGACGATCCCCGCGGTGATCGGCGGCGTCACGATGATCGCGTCGATGGCGCTGCCGTCGGCGCTCTTCGCGATCGGAGCGGTCAGGCGGCTCCCGCTGATCGCCCTCACGGGCATGGTGCCCGTCCTCCTCCTGGCCCTCGCGGCCACCCGGGAGTCGGGCCGCGGGTTCTACGTCGCCCTCTCGGTGGTCGTCTGCTGGGCGGTGCTCACCGCCGCCGCGCGCTGGATCGCCGCGAGCGTCGAGCGCGCGCAGGTCGGCACGGCGCGGCTGCGGACCGCGCACGCCGCGGAGCGCCGTTCGAGCGAGAGCGAGGCCCGCCGCCGGTACGACGCACGGCTGCTGCACGACACGATCCTGGGCACCCTCACGCTGGTCGCGCACCGCGGCGAGGGCGTCCCTCCCGACACGGTGCAGGCGCAGGCCGCGGCCGACCTCGGGCTGCTGCGGCGCCTGGGCCGGCCGGGCGCCGACGAGGGGCGGCGGGCCGACTCCGGCTCCGGTTCCGACTCCGTCCCCCTGCCCGCCGCGTTCGCTGCGCTCGAGAGGCGCTTCGAGGCCGTCGGGCTCGAGATCACTTGGCACACGACGGGTGAGCGGGGCGCCGCGGACCGTCCGCTCGCCCCCTCCGCGCTCGACGCCCTGGTGCGCGCCGCGGGGGAGTGCCTCGAGAACGTGCGCCGGCACGCGGGCGTGCTCTCGGTGGATGTGACCGTGGCGGAGGACCACGAGACGGTCCGCGTCGCCGTCTCGGACGCGGGCAGGGGCTTCGCACCCGACGAGGTGCCGGCGGGCAGGCTCGGGCTCGCCGAGTCGGTGCGCGCGCGCATCGACGCCGTCGGCGGCGACGTCCGCGTCTTCTCCGCTCCCGGCTCGGGCACGACGGTCCTGCTGAGCGTGCCGCGATGA
- a CDS encoding cold-shock protein — translation MPTGTVKWFNSEKGFGFIAPDDGGADVFAHFSAIAKQGYRELVENQHVEYDVEQGRKGPQAANIRGVGE, via the coding sequence ATGCCTACTGGCACCGTTAAGTGGTTCAACTCCGAAAAGGGCTTCGGCTTCATCGCTCCCGACGACGGAGGCGCCGACGTGTTCGCGCACTTCTCCGCCATCGCGAAGCAGGGCTACCGCGAGCTCGTCGAGAACCAGCACGTCGAGTACGACGTCGAGCAGGGTCGCAAGGGCCCGCAGGCCGCGAACATCCGCGGCGTCGGCGAGTAA
- a CDS encoding NADP-dependent oxidoreductase has product MRRLGYERFGGPDVLSWRTTPVPMPGRGEVLVRTRAASINATDEKILSGSARIMTLGRRRPFGFGLDIAGTVEALGPGTRGFAIGDRVVGMTRDGDAFADASIARGSALVPLPDSLDAVQGVTLAMSGGTAIGTVDALRVRAGERVLVGGGSGAIGNLTVQLLRRAGCTVAATGSASSADLLRELGAEPHDYRALDLGVLAGRFDAVIDVSGHLPASDAAILLADGGRYATLVPSGAALGAQAASVVRRDRPRVQNLLLPATAERIGRAVSLAASGDLRPLAGAVHPLEEIVAVLERRAAGTDTAHGKIVFTADDSAPLS; this is encoded by the coding sequence ATGCGACGACTCGGATACGAACGGTTCGGCGGACCGGACGTGCTGTCGTGGCGCACCACTCCGGTGCCGATGCCCGGACGCGGCGAGGTGCTCGTGCGCACCCGCGCGGCGAGCATCAACGCGACCGACGAGAAGATCCTCTCGGGCAGCGCCCGGATCATGACGCTCGGCCGCCGGCGGCCCTTCGGCTTCGGGCTCGACATCGCCGGCACGGTCGAGGCGCTCGGCCCCGGCACCCGGGGCTTCGCGATCGGCGACCGCGTCGTGGGGATGACCCGTGACGGCGACGCCTTCGCCGACGCCTCGATCGCCAGGGGCAGCGCGCTCGTCCCGCTGCCCGACTCCCTCGACGCCGTCCAGGGCGTCACCCTCGCGATGTCGGGCGGCACGGCGATCGGCACTGTCGACGCGCTCCGCGTCCGGGCGGGCGAGCGGGTGCTCGTCGGTGGCGGCTCGGGGGCCATCGGGAACCTCACGGTGCAGCTGCTCCGGCGCGCCGGCTGCACGGTCGCGGCGACCGGATCCGCCTCCTCGGCCGACCTGCTGCGCGAGCTCGGCGCCGAGCCGCACGACTACCGGGCGCTCGATCTGGGCGTGCTCGCGGGGCGCTTCGACGCCGTGATCGACGTCTCCGGCCATCTGCCCGCCTCCGACGCCGCGATCCTGCTCGCCGACGGCGGCCGCTACGCGACCCTCGTGCCCAGCGGAGCCGCGCTCGGCGCCCAGGCGGCGAGCGTCGTCCGCCGCGACCGCCCGCGCGTGCAGAACCTGCTCCTCCCGGCCACGGCCGAGCGGATCGGACGCGCGGTCTCGCTCGCCGCCTCCGGCGACCTGCGCCCCCTGGCCGGCGCCGTGCATCCGCTCGAGGAGATCGTCGCCGTGCTCGAGCGCCGAGCGGCCGGCACCGACACCGCCCACGGCAAGATCGTCTTCACGGCCGACGACTCGGCTCCGCTCAGCTGA
- a CDS encoding DHA2 family efflux MFS transporter permease subunit, which yields MRNRKWIGLVVISLGVATIIVDSTIVNVAIPSIVADLGITSTQVQWVQESYTLVFAALLLAFGTLADRWGRRRMLVLGVSLFALSSIAAAAAPTGDLLILARVVQGVGGAMVLPSTLSLINATFRGRERAVAFAVWGSTIGGMTAVGPLLGGWLTTDFSWRWAFGINIPLGIVIVVGALLFVDESKQADGRRVDLVGALLSVVASASLVFALIEGRTLGWWGVDERLSIGGWSWPLDLSPVPIAFAVAALAAVAFVLWARARERAGRSAMLALELFRLPSFRNGNLAAMIVSLGEFGIILALPIWLQNVLGYSAVQTGLVLIALALGSFVASGFAGAYGNRVSPVLIVRVGLAAEIIGVAGIGAVISDSTPWWALVPLLAVYGFGVGLATAQLTGVVLRDVPVERSGQGSGTQSTARQIGSALGIAVLGTVLYTSTAGVLTASLEEQGLPAEQVSSTVDAVVDSSGAAIAGLAASDATAEVARAAGEAFSDGTRYAAFSAAGFLAIGFVATLSLGSGRTEEVPAGGPARDDPAPIS from the coding sequence TCGCCGATCTGGGCATCACCTCGACGCAGGTGCAGTGGGTGCAGGAGTCGTACACGCTCGTCTTCGCCGCCCTCCTGCTCGCGTTCGGCACGCTCGCCGACCGGTGGGGCCGGCGCCGGATGCTCGTCCTCGGCGTCTCGCTCTTCGCCCTCTCCTCGATCGCGGCCGCCGCCGCTCCGACCGGCGATCTGCTGATCCTCGCGCGGGTGGTGCAGGGCGTGGGCGGCGCGATGGTGCTGCCGTCCACGCTCTCGCTGATCAACGCCACCTTCCGCGGGCGCGAGCGCGCCGTCGCCTTCGCCGTGTGGGGGTCGACGATCGGAGGCATGACCGCCGTCGGTCCGCTGCTCGGCGGCTGGCTCACCACCGACTTCTCGTGGCGCTGGGCCTTCGGCATCAACATCCCGCTCGGGATCGTCATCGTCGTCGGCGCCCTGCTGTTCGTCGACGAGTCGAAGCAGGCCGACGGCCGCCGTGTCGACCTCGTGGGCGCCCTGCTGTCGGTCGTCGCTTCCGCCTCGCTCGTCTTCGCGCTGATCGAGGGCCGCACGCTCGGCTGGTGGGGCGTCGACGAGCGCCTCTCGATCGGCGGCTGGAGCTGGCCGCTCGACCTCTCGCCCGTGCCGATCGCCTTCGCCGTGGCGGCGCTCGCCGCCGTCGCGTTCGTGCTCTGGGCCCGGGCGCGCGAGCGGGCCGGCCGCTCGGCGATGCTCGCACTCGAGCTCTTCAGGCTGCCGTCGTTCCGCAACGGGAACCTCGCCGCGATGATCGTCTCGCTCGGCGAGTTCGGCATCATCCTCGCCCTGCCGATCTGGCTGCAGAACGTGCTCGGCTACTCGGCGGTGCAGACCGGGCTGGTGCTGATCGCGCTCGCGCTGGGCTCGTTCGTCGCCTCCGGCTTCGCGGGCGCCTACGGCAACAGGGTCTCGCCGGTGCTGATCGTGCGCGTGGGCCTCGCGGCCGAGATCATCGGTGTCGCAGGGATCGGGGCGGTGATCTCGGACTCGACCCCGTGGTGGGCGCTCGTGCCGCTCCTCGCCGTGTACGGCTTCGGCGTCGGGCTGGCGACCGCCCAGCTCACCGGAGTCGTGCTGCGCGACGTCCCGGTCGAGCGGAGCGGTCAGGGCTCGGGCACGCAGTCGACCGCGCGCCAGATCGGCTCGGCGCTCGGCATCGCGGTGCTGGGGACGGTCCTCTACACCTCGACCGCAGGGGTCCTCACGGCCTCTCTCGAGGAGCAGGGGCTGCCGGCCGAGCAGGTCTCGAGCACGGTCGACGCGGTCGTCGACTCCTCGGGCGCCGCGATCGCGGGGCTGGCCGCCTCCGACGCCACCGCCGAGGTCGCGCGCGCCGCCGGGGAGGCGTTCTCCGACGGCACCCGCTACGCCGCGTTCTCGGCCGCGGGCTTCCTCGCGATCGGCTTCGTCGCGACCCTGTCGCTCGGCAGCGGGCGCACGGAGGAGGTGCCGGCGGGCGGCCCGGCTCGGGACGACCCGGCGCCGATCAGCTGA